The genome window AAACAAATCGTTCGATATTCGAATAGATTGGTACCAAAAACCCCATGGACTGAACCGCTTGCGGAGTGATTCGGGCAAGGGTTGCCCTTTCCCGAAGAGATTCGCGCACGAGCCCGAGTTCGAAATTCTTGAGATACCGCAAGCCGCCGTGAATCATCTTCGATGTCGCCTGACTTGTCCCGGAAGCATAATCGTTTTTTTCCAAAAGTATCGATTTCATGCCTCGTAACGTAGAATCCCAGAGGACCTGAGCCCCCGTAATTCCACCTCCAATCACTAACAGGTCGTAGACGGTCGATTCTGAACTTCGGTTCATTCTTGGGGTCGCACTCGGCAATTTTTTAGATATAGGCATGGGGATTCTTTTTCATAAAAATATGACAGGATCAATCCTCTTATATCGGTTGTGCAAAATCAATAATTTTATAATTCGACTTCTTGGATTCTAAAATCGAAAACTCTGATTGAAAAAAAAGTAATTCTGAAAAGATTTGAGCTACGATGAGTTTGTCTAATTCTTTCAAAAGATACCTGCGCCTTCTATTTGACATCAATGAAGATAGGATCCGGCATGAGAGAGAATATATGGACGATCTCCATAGACAGGCTCGATTTCTCCATTACCCGGGTTCCATTATCGGAATCTTCGTTTGGCTCGGATTCGCGTTAGACACCGATCGAAAGCTTCACCCCGAATTTCCGGAACTATTTTATTTCCGAATCGGTCTTACTCTCTTAAGTCTTTTTTTCCTTGTCGCTCTGATCATCGATCGTGTTTTAGGAACCAAAATTCGCGGGAAAGGATTGGAATGGGCCTACATTCTTTTTCTTTATATTTTGAATGCGACGGCCTTTTTTACGGGAAGAATCGCGGATGATCCGAATTACGTTTCCGGTTTACAGATCGTGGTCATGTCCATAGTATTCATGCCCTTTCCCCGGAAATTTTTATTTTCCGTTTACGGGCTTTCCATCGCTGCCTTTCTCTGCGGCGTTCTCCTCTACCATCCGAATCTTTCCACGGACCAGGCGTCGTATTCGATGCAGAATCTTGCGATCAGTTACGTCCTCGCGGCATTCAGCGGATTTATCGTGGAACGATACCGTTTTTCCAACTTCATCAGTCATTTTAAGATCTTGGAAAAGAATCGTGAAATCTCGGAGAATATGGAGCAAATCCAAAACTTAAAGGAAAAACAGGACGGAGATTATTTTCTTACTTCTCTTCTTCTCGATCCTTTGATCGCAAAGAAGACCGAGAACGGTCCCGTCAAAATCGATTTCGCTCTCAACCAATATAAGAAATTCATGTTTCGCGAAAAGGAATACGAACTCGGCGGCGATTATCTCAGCGCCTACGATCTAACTCTTCAAGGAAAAAAGTTCAAAGCGTTTATCAACGGAGACGCGATGGGAAAATCCATCCAAGGGGCCGGCGGGGCGCTCGTCTTGGGGGCCGTTTATAACTCGGTCATCATCCGTTCCAAAATGGATCCCGATTCGGCGGATCGTTCTCCGGAACGCTGGCTCAAGGATTGTTTTACGGATCTTCAAAAAGTATTCGAAACCTTCGACGGAAGTATGCTCGTTTCCGCGGTTTTAGGACTTGTGGAAGAAGAAACGGGAACATTATACTATTTGAATATAGAACATCCTTGGCTGATTCTTTTCCGAGACGGAAAAGCTTCGTTTATCGATCCGGAAACCCACTTTTACAAACTCGGCGTGGGCGGAATCAACGCTCAAGTTTATGTGCGGCTCTTTCAAATGAAACCGGGCGATCGGATTTTCTGCGGTTCGGACGGAAAAGACGATCTGATCCTGGACGAATCCGCGGACGGGAAAAGAAAGATCAACGAAGACGAAACGGAATTCTTACGCAGAGTGGAAGAGGCAAAGGGAGAATTGTCGGAGATCGAAAATCTACTTTTATCCGTGGGCAGTTTTTCGGACGACTACAGTCTTTTGTCCATCGAATATAACGGAAAGGGCTTCCGATCGGAAACAAACGATCGATTCTCCCGTGCAAAAAAAGCGGCTCTTTCCAAAGACTTTTCAGGTGCGTTGAAAGAGTATGAAAATTCCGAGAAGGATATTTCCGATTCTCCCGAAGAACTCAAACTCCTCGCGAGACTTTTGGAAAAATCGGGAGATATCGGCCGCGCCCTCGAAAACGCGAATCGCGCCTTATATCTGGATCCGGTGGATCATGAACTTCTTTTATATTCTTCCGTTTTGGCAAAACGGGAATATTCCAAAAGTAAGAATGCAGAGCTTTTGAAAAAAGCGGAGGAATCCAGCGAGCGATTCCGGCTTCGTTTTCCGAATCATGTCAAAAATTTAATTCATCTCGCGGACATCTATCGGCTTCAGGGCAATCGCCCTCGAGCCAAGTATTTGATCGAAAGAGCGGCCGAACTGGAACCGAACAACGAAAAAGTTTTGGAATTGCAAAAGCTGATCTCTTCGTAACGATTCGATCGGAATTCTGTTGCGAATTTCGATCGAATCTGCATGCTTGGCGATTCGGACAGTTTTATTTTTAAGAATCATTCGGAGATTTTAAAACGATGTTTTATACGGAACTCAATTCAAAGATAGACTATTCAAGGGATAACTTGAGATGGAACGCATGGGGCGCCTACGGACAAGACTTCTTTAGAGTCGGTCAGATGCAGGACATCCTCGCCTTTCTCGCGGACGAATTCAAGATCTCC of Leptospira sanjuanensis contains these proteins:
- a CDS encoding SpoIIE family protein phosphatase, which produces MSLSNSFKRYLRLLFDINEDRIRHEREYMDDLHRQARFLHYPGSIIGIFVWLGFALDTDRKLHPEFPELFYFRIGLTLLSLFFLVALIIDRVLGTKIRGKGLEWAYILFLYILNATAFFTGRIADDPNYVSGLQIVVMSIVFMPFPRKFLFSVYGLSIAAFLCGVLLYHPNLSTDQASYSMQNLAISYVLAAFSGFIVERYRFSNFISHFKILEKNREISENMEQIQNLKEKQDGDYFLTSLLLDPLIAKKTENGPVKIDFALNQYKKFMFREKEYELGGDYLSAYDLTLQGKKFKAFINGDAMGKSIQGAGGALVLGAVYNSVIIRSKMDPDSADRSPERWLKDCFTDLQKVFETFDGSMLVSAVLGLVEEETGTLYYLNIEHPWLILFRDGKASFIDPETHFYKLGVGGINAQVYVRLFQMKPGDRIFCGSDGKDDLILDESADGKRKINEDETEFLRRVEEAKGELSEIENLLLSVGSFSDDYSLLSIEYNGKGFRSETNDRFSRAKKAALSKDFSGALKEYENSEKDISDSPEELKLLARLLEKSGDIGRALENANRALYLDPVDHELLLYSSVLAKREYSKSKNAELLKKAEESSERFRLRFPNHVKNLIHLADIYRLQGNRPRAKYLIERAAELEPNNEKVLELQKLISS